One Falsihalocynthiibacter arcticus DNA segment encodes these proteins:
- a CDS encoding NADP-dependent malic enzyme, translating into MSTKMTITDADALAYHMEPRPGKFDVSPSTPMTTQRDLSLAYSPGVAVPCEAIAKNPDAAYDYTNKGNLVAVITNGTAVLGLGNLGALASKPVMEGKAVLFKRFADVNSIDIELDTEDPEAFINAVRLMGPSFGGINLEDIKAPECFIIEQRLKEEMDIPVFHDDQHGTAVICAAGLINALKISGKKIEDVRIVLNGAGAAGIACLELIKSMGAQHNNCVMCDTKGVIYQGRTEGMNQWKSAHAAVTDLRTLEEAMQDADIFLGVSAKGAVTPEMVASMAKDPVIFAMANPDPEITPEEAHAVRPDAIVATGRSDYPNQVNNVLGFPYLFRGALDIRARAINDEMKIACAHALADLAREEVPDEVAMAYGRKLQFGRDYIIPTPFDPRLIYVVPPAVAKAGMDTGVGRRPIVDMVGYEESLRARMDPTAHILRSINARAKARQARMIFAEGDDIRVLRAAVNYQRSGLGKALVVGRESGVKELLGSVGMGDAFGELEIVNAANTPHLDAYKEHLYNKLQRSGHDRQDVNRLASRDRHVFSALMLAHGHGDGLVTGATRKSAHVLGLLNHVFDARAEDGAVGVTALLLNGRIVLITDTLVHEWPDQEDLATIAERGAEVARTLGLEPRVAFVSFSTFGSPVSERAEKMHQAPKVLEQRGVDFEFEGEMTVDVALNPQAMSHYPFTRLSGPANVLVVPARHSASISVKLMQEMAGATVIGPILTGIDQSIQICSTVSTSSDILNMAILAACKEKK; encoded by the coding sequence AAATGACAATCACAGACGCCGACGCACTCGCATATCACATGGAACCCAGACCGGGAAAATTTGATGTCTCGCCGTCCACCCCTATGACCACCCAGCGCGATCTATCCTTGGCGTATTCGCCCGGTGTTGCCGTTCCGTGCGAGGCCATCGCCAAAAACCCAGATGCCGCTTATGACTATACAAACAAGGGAAATTTGGTCGCGGTTATTACGAACGGAACGGCGGTTTTGGGGTTAGGAAACCTTGGCGCGCTCGCGTCTAAGCCTGTAATGGAGGGCAAGGCTGTCCTGTTTAAACGCTTCGCGGATGTGAATTCAATCGATATCGAGTTGGACACCGAGGACCCCGAGGCCTTTATCAATGCTGTGCGTTTGATGGGCCCAAGTTTTGGCGGGATTAACCTTGAAGATATAAAAGCGCCCGAGTGTTTTATCATTGAACAACGCCTCAAAGAGGAAATGGACATTCCGGTTTTTCACGACGATCAGCACGGAACAGCGGTTATTTGCGCGGCTGGATTGATCAACGCGTTGAAAATCTCTGGAAAGAAAATAGAGGATGTCCGCATTGTTTTAAACGGTGCTGGAGCTGCGGGTATTGCCTGTTTGGAGTTGATAAAATCCATGGGAGCGCAGCACAATAATTGCGTCATGTGCGACACAAAAGGTGTTATTTATCAAGGCCGTACCGAGGGTATGAACCAATGGAAGTCCGCCCATGCGGCCGTAACTGACCTGCGGACCTTGGAAGAAGCGATGCAGGACGCCGATATCTTCTTGGGTGTGTCCGCAAAGGGAGCTGTGACACCAGAGATGGTCGCGAGTATGGCGAAAGATCCCGTAATTTTCGCCATGGCCAACCCCGATCCGGAAATCACTCCCGAAGAAGCCCACGCCGTGCGCCCAGACGCCATCGTTGCCACGGGCCGCAGCGATTATCCGAACCAAGTTAACAACGTTCTGGGGTTTCCATACTTATTCCGAGGCGCGCTCGATATCCGTGCTCGGGCCATCAACGATGAAATGAAAATTGCTTGCGCACATGCTCTCGCGGATCTGGCGCGTGAAGAAGTCCCTGACGAGGTTGCGATGGCTTATGGTCGGAAACTTCAATTCGGGCGCGATTATATTATTCCGACGCCGTTTGACCCGCGTTTGATTTATGTCGTGCCGCCCGCCGTTGCAAAAGCGGGGATGGACACGGGGGTTGGGCGACGTCCGATTGTCGATATGGTCGGATATGAGGAAAGCCTGCGGGCCCGTATGGACCCAACGGCCCACATTCTGCGCTCAATTAATGCGCGTGCTAAGGCCCGTCAGGCCCGAATGATTTTTGCCGAGGGCGACGATATTCGCGTGTTGCGCGCCGCCGTTAATTACCAACGTTCGGGTCTCGGTAAAGCGCTTGTCGTTGGCCGCGAAAGTGGTGTGAAGGAGCTTTTGGGGTCCGTAGGAATGGGGGATGCTTTCGGCGAGCTGGAGATTGTTAATGCCGCGAACACGCCACATTTGGATGCTTATAAAGAACATCTTTACAATAAGTTACAACGCAGTGGCCATGATCGGCAGGATGTGAACCGGCTTGCTTCGCGGGATCGCCACGTCTTCTCTGCGCTTATGTTGGCACATGGGCATGGCGATGGTTTGGTGACAGGGGCGACCCGAAAATCAGCGCATGTTTTGGGGCTTCTCAACCATGTATTTGATGCGCGCGCCGAGGATGGTGCCGTGGGTGTGACGGCGCTTTTGTTGAATGGGCGCATCGTGTTGATCACAGATACACTGGTACACGAGTGGCCGGATCAGGAAGATTTGGCAACGATTGCGGAGCGCGGCGCAGAAGTTGCGCGGACGCTTGGACTAGAACCCCGCGTTGCCTTCGTGAGCTTTTCGACCTTCGGTTCCCCTGTTTCGGAACGCGCAGAAAAAATGCACCAAGCGCCGAAAGTTTTAGAACAACGTGGCGTGGACTTTGAATTCGAGGGGGAAATGACCGTCGATGTGGCGCTGAACCCACAGGCCATGTCGCATTATCCTTTCACTCGCTTGTCAGGGCCCGCCAACGTCCTTGTGGTTCCGGCGCGCCATTCCGCGAGTATTTCGGTGAAGCTGATGCAGGAGATGGCCGGAGCAACCGTAATTGGTCCAATCCTCACCGGAATTGACCAATCCATCCAAATTTGCTCAACAGTGTCCACATCGAGTGACATTCTAAACATGGCGATACTTGCTGCCTGTAAGGAGAAAAAGTGA
- a CDS encoding ribokinase, producing the protein MTIFNLGSINADHVYSVPHLPLPGETLAATGFSIGLGGKGTNQSVAAARAGSDVFHIGAVGPDGVWAREKLAELGVNVDGVSQIQTPTGHAIINVDANAENAIVLFPGANVSLSESEISRALEAGKAGDTLLLQNETSHQAFAAELAQKKGIRVVYSAAPFSIEAVRAVLPFVSMLAMNEGEAAQLCAALGTNIENLPVPETLVTLGSKGAQWHGNGSNLNVESFSVVPVDTTGAGDTFAGYFAAARDQGADVAQALKLASAAAAIKVTRAGAAEAIPARAEVDVFLSQRS; encoded by the coding sequence GTGACGATCTTTAATCTAGGATCCATTAACGCGGATCACGTTTATTCAGTACCGCATTTGCCATTACCTGGGGAAACTTTGGCGGCGACGGGTTTTTCGATTGGCCTGGGCGGAAAGGGCACAAACCAGTCCGTTGCCGCAGCGCGAGCGGGTTCGGATGTTTTTCATATTGGTGCTGTAGGCCCCGATGGTGTTTGGGCGCGGGAAAAGCTTGCGGAATTGGGCGTTAATGTAGACGGGGTTTCGCAAATTCAAACACCCACAGGGCATGCAATTATAAATGTCGATGCAAACGCCGAAAATGCAATTGTTCTCTTTCCCGGTGCCAATGTTTCCCTCAGCGAAAGCGAAATTTCACGGGCTTTGGAGGCAGGGAAGGCGGGGGATACTCTATTGTTGCAGAACGAGACATCCCACCAAGCGTTTGCAGCGGAGTTGGCCCAAAAAAAGGGTATTCGGGTCGTGTATTCCGCTGCGCCATTTTCCATTGAGGCAGTGCGTGCGGTCTTGCCTTTTGTTTCGATGCTCGCAATGAATGAAGGCGAAGCAGCGCAGCTTTGTGCCGCGTTAGGGACGAATATTGAAAACCTACCAGTCCCAGAGACCCTTGTGACGCTCGGGTCAAAAGGCGCTCAATGGCATGGAAACGGATCAAACTTAAACGTCGAAAGTTTTTCGGTTGTTCCGGTTGATACCACAGGCGCGGGGGACACATTCGCGGGGTATTTCGCGGCGGCGCGCGATCAGGGAGCGGACGTAGCACAGGCCTTGAAGTTGGCGTCAGCAGCGGCAGCAATCAAAGTTACCCGCGCGGGTGCAGCTGAAGCCATTCCCGCACGTGCAGAGGTCGATGTTTTTCTTAGTCAGCGGAGCTAG
- the msrA gene encoding peptide-methionine (S)-S-oxide reductase MsrA — protein MKNLSYSFKSITLAIALTLGFILHCDPASAGKNETLVVAGGCFWCVESDFESVPGVIEAVSGYTGGTVANPTYKIVSKGGSGHFEAVKITYDSAKIDRSKLLDLFLRSVDVTDAGGQFCDRGDSYRTAIFVSNQAELDIANAAISKAQAELGQKIVTPVLNAKTFYVAEANHQNYYKGNKRVLTRFGPVKQSTAYEKYRKGCGRDAKVLALWDSAAPFAQGH, from the coding sequence ATGAAAAACCTATCGTACAGCTTTAAATCCATCACTCTGGCAATTGCCTTAACGCTTGGGTTTATCCTTCACTGCGATCCCGCAAGCGCTGGAAAAAACGAAACGCTCGTGGTTGCCGGTGGCTGTTTTTGGTGTGTCGAAAGCGATTTTGAATCGGTGCCTGGCGTAATTGAGGCGGTGTCCGGCTATACGGGCGGGACTGTCGCCAACCCGACCTATAAAATCGTTTCAAAGGGTGGATCCGGCCACTTTGAGGCCGTCAAAATCACTTATGACAGCGCAAAAATTGACCGTTCAAAATTGCTGGATCTCTTTCTGCGCTCCGTCGATGTTACGGACGCGGGAGGTCAGTTCTGTGATCGTGGCGACAGTTACCGCACCGCGATATTCGTCTCTAATCAGGCGGAATTGGATATCGCAAACGCCGCAATTTCCAAAGCTCAAGCGGAACTTGGACAAAAGATTGTCACACCCGTATTGAACGCAAAGACCTTTTATGTGGCCGAAGCGAACCACCAGAATTATTACAAAGGCAACAAACGGGTCCTTACACGTTTTGGGCCTGTGAAGCAGTCCACTGCCTATGAAAAATACCGCAAAGGATGCGGCCGCGACGCCAAAGTTCTAGCGCTCTGGGATAGCGCCGCGCCGTTTGCGCAGGGTCACTAG
- a CDS encoding argininosuccinate synthase — translation MSAPKTAPKKVVLAYSGGLDTSIILKWLEIEYGCEVITFTADLGQGEELEPARAKAELLGVKPENIYIEDLREEFVRDFVFPMFRANAQYEGLYLLGTSIARPLISKRLVEIAASTGADAVAHGATGKGNDQVRFELAAYALNPEIKVIAPWREWDLQSRTKLIEFAELHQIPIAKDKRGEAPFSVDANLLHTSSEGKVLEDPAIDAPDYVYQRTVHPEDAPNTPEFIEITFEKGDATAIDGVEMSPATILTKLNELGGKHGCGRLDLVEGRFVGMKSRGIYETPGGTLLLEAHRGIESITMDRGAMHLKDELMPKYAELIYNGFWFSPEREMLQAAIDLSQEHVTGTVRLKLYKGVARTVGRWSDHSLYSESHVTFEEDAGAYDQKDAAGFIQLQALRLKLIAMRDRRVKSLK, via the coding sequence ATGTCTGCGCCCAAAACCGCCCCCAAGAAAGTTGTTCTGGCCTATTCCGGTGGCCTTGATACCTCGATAATCCTTAAATGGCTTGAGATCGAATATGGCTGTGAGGTTATTACCTTCACCGCCGACTTGGGCCAAGGCGAAGAGCTTGAGCCCGCTCGTGCGAAGGCCGAGCTTTTGGGCGTGAAGCCTGAGAATATTTACATCGAAGACCTGCGCGAAGAGTTCGTGCGCGATTTCGTTTTCCCGATGTTCCGCGCAAACGCACAGTATGAAGGGCTTTACCTTCTGGGTACGTCTATCGCGCGTCCACTGATTTCCAAGCGTTTGGTCGAAATCGCCGCCTCAACTGGGGCCGACGCGGTCGCCCACGGAGCGACGGGCAAGGGCAACGATCAGGTCCGGTTTGAACTTGCCGCCTATGCGCTCAACCCAGAAATCAAAGTGATCGCCCCCTGGCGCGAATGGGATTTACAAAGCCGCACCAAGCTCATTGAGTTTGCGGAACTGCACCAAATCCCAATCGCCAAAGACAAACGCGGTGAAGCGCCTTTCTCGGTGGATGCGAACTTGCTGCACACGTCCTCCGAAGGCAAAGTCCTCGAAGACCCTGCCATTGACGCGCCCGATTATGTGTACCAGCGCACGGTTCACCCCGAAGATGCGCCGAACACGCCCGAATTCATTGAGATTACCTTTGAAAAAGGCGATGCGACGGCAATTGATGGCGTTGAAATGTCACCAGCAACAATCCTGACCAAGCTCAACGAACTAGGCGGCAAACATGGTTGTGGGCGCCTCGACCTTGTTGAGGGTCGTTTTGTTGGCATGAAATCCCGCGGTATTTACGAAACACCCGGCGGTACACTATTGCTTGAGGCACACCGTGGCATTGAATCCATCACAATGGATCGTGGCGCGATGCATCTCAAAGACGAGCTGATGCCGAAATACGCCGAGCTCATTTACAACGGTTTCTGGTTCTCTCCGGAACGCGAAATGCTGCAAGCGGCTATCGACCTTTCGCAAGAGCATGTGACCGGAACTGTGCGCCTCAAACTTTACAAAGGTGTTGCGCGCACCGTCGGCCGCTGGTCGGATCACAGCCTCTATTCCGAGAGTCATGTGACTTTTGAAGAGGATGCTGGCGCCTATGATCAAAAAGACGCAGCGGGCTTCATTCAGCTTCAAGCCTTGCGCCTAAAACTTATCGCAATGCGCGATCGCCGCGTTAAATCACTTAAATAA
- the ilvA gene encoding threonine ammonia-lyase IlvA, whose product MNDFSQKTRAATEAMRALFPATPLLRNDHLSAKFDADIWLKREDLSPVRSYKIRGAFNAMSKVRANDPTQELFVCASAGNHAQGVAFVCQHFGVKGVIYMPVTTPQQKIQKTEIFGKNFVEIRLVGDYFDATLAAAQVYCAQAGGHFLAPFDDEDVIEGQASVAVEALAQLGRAPDMMVLPVGGGGLSAGVTKYFASEASETSLKYIEPEGAKSLAAALNDGAPVTLGRVDNFVDGASVARIGALNFVALSTVELENVLSVPEDRICSTILEMLNVEGVVLEPAGAMSIDALGDIAGEIRGKTIICVTSGGNFDFERLPEVKERAQRFLGVKKYFILRLPQRPGALKDFLLMLGPDDDIARFEYMKKSARNFGSVLIGIETRSARNFPILLEKMEKAGFAYRDITSDQTLAEFLI is encoded by the coding sequence ATGAACGATTTTTCCCAAAAAACCCGTGCGGCAACCGAAGCAATGCGGGCGCTCTTCCCCGCGACACCGTTATTGCGCAATGATCACCTCTCTGCGAAATTCGACGCCGATATTTGGCTCAAACGCGAAGATTTAAGCCCCGTCCGGAGTTATAAAATTCGTGGCGCGTTTAATGCTATGTCCAAGGTGCGGGCCAACGATCCGACACAAGAGTTGTTTGTCTGCGCCAGTGCGGGAAACCATGCACAGGGCGTCGCGTTTGTTTGCCAGCATTTTGGAGTTAAGGGCGTGATTTATATGCCCGTCACAACACCGCAACAAAAGATTCAAAAGACCGAAATTTTCGGGAAAAATTTCGTCGAAATCCGTCTGGTGGGCGACTATTTTGATGCGACTTTAGCCGCGGCTCAGGTGTATTGCGCACAGGCGGGTGGTCATTTCCTCGCACCATTTGACGATGAGGATGTGATCGAGGGGCAAGCGAGTGTTGCCGTAGAGGCTTTGGCCCAACTCGGTCGTGCGCCTGATATGATGGTTCTCCCTGTGGGAGGAGGGGGGCTTTCTGCTGGGGTTACTAAATATTTTGCGTCTGAGGCATCCGAAACATCGCTTAAATATATCGAACCCGAGGGCGCAAAAAGCCTAGCCGCGGCTCTCAACGATGGAGCACCGGTCACTTTGGGCCGAGTAGATAACTTCGTGGACGGGGCTTCAGTTGCACGTATTGGAGCGTTGAATTTTGTGGCTCTTTCTACGGTTGAGTTGGAAAACGTCTTGTCCGTACCCGAAGATCGCATTTGTTCGACCATTCTTGAAATGTTGAATGTAGAAGGAGTTGTTCTTGAGCCCGCAGGGGCTATGTCTATCGATGCTCTGGGAGATATTGCGGGTGAAATCCGAGGGAAAACAATAATATGTGTGACGTCAGGGGGGAACTTTGATTTTGAGCGACTCCCCGAAGTTAAAGAGCGCGCTCAACGGTTTTTGGGAGTGAAAAAATACTTCATTCTTCGGCTTCCGCAAAGACCAGGAGCGCTCAAGGATTTCCTGCTTATGCTGGGGCCAGACGACGACATCGCTCGATTTGAGTATATGAAAAAGTCTGCTCGAAACTTTGGAAGCGTGCTTATTGGTATTGAAACCAGAAGCGCCAGGAATTTTCCTATTTTGTTGGAAAAAATGGAAAAGGCTGGGTTTGCATATCGGGATATAACGTCCGATCAAACGCTTGCAGAATTCCTAATTTGA
- a CDS encoding Hpt domain-containing protein has translation MIDWDRVNELREEVGIEDFQEVADLFLEEVDEVIERLKSTNGTISLEEEMHFLKGSALNLGFTLMGQVCQQGEKAASGGRKEEVDLPRLFKAYEDSKVEFLANQT, from the coding sequence ATGATCGATTGGGATCGCGTAAATGAACTTCGAGAAGAAGTGGGCATCGAGGACTTTCAGGAAGTAGCCGACCTATTTCTGGAGGAAGTCGATGAGGTAATTGAACGGTTGAAGTCGACTAACGGTACAATCTCCCTCGAAGAAGAGATGCATTTTTTAAAGGGCAGCGCCCTTAACTTGGGCTTCACACTCATGGGACAAGTTTGCCAGCAAGGAGAAAAGGCGGCATCCGGTGGGCGAAAAGAGGAAGTCGATTTGCCTCGGTTATTTAAGGCGTACGAAGACTCCAAAGTGGAGTTCCTTGCAAATCAGACATAG
- a CDS encoding PP2C family protein-serine/threonine phosphatase has protein sequence MSAVMSSNIEKAAIPKAVEGAIKRILVVDDSRAQRRLLSTMLKRWGFSVLEAGSGDEALEILQTHSADLILSDWMMPGMSGVEFCQIFRQLDKKKYGYFILLTSKSEKEEVAHGLEVGADDFLTKPVSSNELRARITAAERILSMERELIEKNALVSRTLEEISALYDTLDRDLIEAKKLQQSLVKERYRSFETAQISLLLRPSGHVGGDLVGMFPISDTEIGIYAIDVSGHGITSALMTARLAGYLSGASPKQNVALEKNGKGGFAARPPAVATELLNRLCLEEMDTEHYFTLVLAILNLVTGEVVLTQAGHPHPAIQRADGTIEYVGNGGMPVGLIEGATYEECRATLLQGDRLLILSDGITECPNALDVMLEEEGLEALLWRNRHVQGPAMLEALVWDLQEYAGEKEFPDDVSAAMVEFGPPPPVSLNDQDD, from the coding sequence ATGTCCGCAGTTATGTCTAGCAACATAGAAAAAGCCGCCATACCCAAAGCAGTTGAGGGCGCAATAAAACGTATTTTGGTGGTCGACGATAGTCGTGCACAGCGCCGCCTCCTTTCGACGATGTTGAAGCGATGGGGGTTCTCTGTTCTGGAAGCCGGATCTGGCGATGAAGCCCTTGAAATCCTTCAGACTCACAGCGCAGATCTCATTCTAAGTGACTGGATGATGCCGGGAATGAGTGGAGTGGAATTTTGCCAAATATTCCGCCAGTTAGACAAGAAAAAATATGGGTACTTCATCCTTTTGACTTCCAAAAGTGAGAAGGAGGAGGTTGCGCATGGCCTCGAAGTTGGCGCCGACGATTTTCTAACAAAGCCCGTTTCGTCCAATGAGTTACGTGCGAGAATCACTGCTGCTGAGCGAATTCTGAGCATGGAGCGCGAGCTGATTGAAAAAAATGCGTTGGTCTCCCGCACTCTAGAGGAAATATCAGCGCTTTATGACACGTTGGATCGTGACCTTATTGAAGCAAAAAAACTCCAGCAGTCCCTAGTGAAGGAAAGATATCGAAGCTTCGAAACAGCTCAAATATCCCTATTGTTAAGGCCTTCTGGGCATGTTGGCGGGGATTTGGTTGGCATGTTTCCTATTAGCGACACAGAAATTGGGATTTATGCAATTGATGTGTCGGGGCACGGCATTACATCGGCCCTAATGACAGCCCGATTGGCGGGGTATCTTTCTGGCGCCTCCCCCAAGCAAAACGTTGCGTTAGAGAAAAATGGCAAAGGAGGTTTTGCAGCAAGGCCACCAGCTGTGGCGACAGAACTTCTCAATCGCCTATGCCTAGAGGAAATGGATACAGAACACTACTTCACGCTGGTTCTCGCTATTTTGAATTTGGTCACGGGTGAAGTGGTTCTAACTCAAGCCGGCCATCCTCATCCCGCGATTCAAAGGGCGGACGGTACAATAGAGTATGTCGGTAACGGGGGGATGCCCGTAGGGCTTATTGAAGGGGCGACCTATGAAGAATGTCGCGCAACATTGTTGCAAGGTGATCGATTATTGATCCTCTCTGATGGTATTACGGAGTGCCCAAATGCTCTTGATGTGATGCTCGAAGAAGAAGGCTTGGAAGCACTTCTGTGGAGAAACCGACATGTCCAAGGGCCAGCGATGCTAGAAGCTCTCGTTTGGGATTTACAAGAATACGCGGGAGAAAAGGAATTTCCCGATGATGTTTCGGCAGCCATGGTGGAATTCGGCCCCCCACCACCCGTCTCGCTCAATGATCAAGACGACTAA
- a CDS encoding NUDIX hydrolase: MIRRFGEAPLRGKTYVLRPGAYGILARGNKLLVTLQSKPYVEFQLPGGGIDLGENGIAALHREVREETGWKISSPKFIGSFRRFVFMPEYEIWAEKLCHVFAAQPVYRLSAPTEPFHTAHWMTIREASSLLGNEGDRYFVSRLDH, encoded by the coding sequence ATGATTAGACGGTTCGGAGAAGCGCCACTGCGGGGAAAAACCTATGTCTTACGGCCCGGAGCCTATGGTATTTTGGCGCGTGGTAACAAGCTGCTTGTGACCCTACAATCCAAACCCTACGTAGAATTTCAGCTGCCTGGTGGAGGCATTGATCTTGGAGAAAACGGAATTGCCGCCTTGCATCGCGAAGTGCGTGAAGAAACTGGTTGGAAAATATCTTCCCCAAAATTCATTGGGTCTTTTCGACGATTTGTTTTCATGCCCGAATATGAAATCTGGGCAGAAAAACTTTGTCATGTCTTCGCAGCCCAGCCCGTCTATCGATTGAGCGCGCCAACTGAACCTTTTCATACCGCTCATTGGATGACGATTAGAGAAGCGTCGTCCCTTTTGGGTAACGAAGGGGACAGGTATTTCGTTAGTCGTCTTGATCATTGA
- a CDS encoding Hsp33 family molecular chaperone HslO: MTIGNKIAWDDTVLPFQLDRADIRGRVARLDGVLNSVLEQHDYPPAIEALVAEMTLLTALIGQTMKSNWKLSLQVRGTGGPVRLIATDYYGPSKEGDAGRVRAYASYDAEKVDPNGPAFAQLGSGYFAILIDQGAGTKPYQGITPIAGNSLSECAETYFAQSEQLATRFELTFGRSTEKGGVEGWRAGGMMLQHMPKASPLAKKDEANGDQGLLTATDMLDPDEEDNWNRANILLDSVEQLELIGPIVSPTQLLVRLFHEEAPRVYDPQPVEFGCTCSAERVATTLSIYSPKDLAYMTKDDGSITADCQFCGAHYVLDPATVGRDVVKNADEASA; encoded by the coding sequence ATGACTATTGGAAATAAAATTGCTTGGGACGACACAGTCCTCCCTTTTCAACTTGACCGCGCCGACATCCGTGGACGCGTCGCGCGCCTAGATGGCGTGCTAAATTCCGTTTTGGAACAGCACGACTATCCGCCAGCTATTGAGGCGTTGGTTGCGGAAATGACGTTATTGACGGCGCTGATCGGTCAAACGATGAAATCGAACTGGAAACTTTCGCTACAAGTTCGCGGAACTGGTGGTCCTGTCCGCTTGATTGCGACCGACTATTACGGCCCTTCAAAGGAGGGCGATGCGGGACGTGTGCGCGCCTATGCAAGCTATGATGCGGAGAAAGTTGACCCAAATGGCCCCGCCTTCGCGCAGCTTGGTAGCGGATATTTTGCGATCCTGATCGATCAGGGCGCAGGAACGAAACCCTATCAGGGGATCACTCCGATCGCTGGAAATTCTCTCTCGGAATGTGCCGAAACGTATTTCGCGCAATCTGAGCAACTTGCCACGCGGTTTGAATTGACCTTCGGGCGTTCGACAGAGAAGGGCGGCGTTGAAGGCTGGCGGGCTGGTGGTATGATGCTGCAACATATGCCTAAAGCGAGTCCGCTTGCTAAAAAAGACGAGGCGAATGGCGATCAAGGGCTTTTGACGGCAACGGATATGTTGGATCCGGATGAAGAAGACAATTGGAATCGCGCAAACATTCTGTTGGATTCGGTTGAACAGCTAGAACTGATTGGACCAATCGTGTCACCAACCCAGCTATTGGTGCGGTTGTTTCATGAGGAAGCGCCACGCGTTTATGATCCTCAGCCGGTCGAGTTTGGTTGTACGTGTTCGGCCGAGCGTGTCGCGACAACCTTGTCGATATATTCGCCGAAAGACCTTGCGTATATGACAAAGGATGACGGGTCTATTACTGCGGACTGCCAGTTTTGTGGCGCGCATTATGTGTTAGATCCAGCTACTGTTGGGCGCGATGTCGTGAAAAATGCGGATGAGGCAAGTGCCTAG
- a CDS encoding CoA pyrophosphatase, which produces MRQVPRDLLQAILDAASRGGSSDFDLNRNVVLPPNRPLREAAVLVPVIETDRGFQLILTKRASHLKHHPGQIAFPGGKRDAEDDTLVTTALREAQEEIGLLRDNVEVLGQIPPHETVTGFTMTPVLGLVRAEFVPNPEQGEVAEVFRVPLAHVLDIERYQVQSRSWRGVERNYYTVPFGPYYIWGATARVLRRMADGLNNAH; this is translated from the coding sequence ATGAGGCAAGTGCCTAGAGACCTTCTACAAGCAATTCTGGATGCCGCCTCACGGGGCGGCTCCTCTGACTTTGATCTCAATAGAAATGTCGTTTTGCCCCCGAACCGTCCTTTGCGTGAAGCGGCTGTCCTTGTGCCTGTGATTGAAACGGACCGTGGGTTTCAGCTTATTTTGACCAAACGGGCATCCCACCTAAAGCACCATCCCGGCCAAATTGCCTTTCCAGGTGGAAAGCGCGATGCGGAGGATGACACCCTCGTTACTACGGCCCTGCGAGAGGCGCAGGAAGAAATTGGACTTTTGCGCGACAATGTCGAAGTTCTGGGCCAGATTCCACCGCATGAAACCGTCACTGGCTTTACAATGACGCCTGTTTTAGGCCTTGTTAGAGCCGAATTCGTACCAAATCCGGAACAGGGTGAAGTGGCTGAAGTTTTTCGAGTCCCTCTTGCGCATGTGCTTGATATTGAACGCTACCAAGTACAGTCTAGGAGCTGGCGTGGTGTTGAGAGAAATTATTATACTGTGCCGTTCGGACCCTATTATATCTGGGGTGCGACCGCGCGTGTTTTACGGCGGATGGCGGACGGTTTAAACAATGCGCATTGA